The Equus quagga isolate Etosha38 chromosome 2, UCLA_HA_Equagga_1.0, whole genome shotgun sequence genome has a window encoding:
- the LRIT2 gene encoding leucine-rich repeat, immunoglobulin-like domain and transmembrane domain-containing protein 2 — translation MASVSHYFLLVLAFLDSHTAQPVCLPGCTCSHESFGRTLQCMSISLGAIPLNLPDEFKRVRIENAPLFELPRGSFINMSTLEYLWLNFNNVTVIHLGALERLSELKELRLEGNKLRSVPWTAFRATPLLRVLDLKHNRIEVLPELALQFLINLTYLDLSSNRLTVVSKSVFSNWPAYQKRRQPGCGAKIPPSMVLALHSNPWLCDCRLRGLVQFVKSVSLPVILVNPYLMCRAPLSKAGQLFHETELGDCMKPRISTPSANVTIWAGQNVTLRCLAQASPSPTIAWTYPLSMWREFDVVLRGKQLAPMLTSSTAEDAALSELVIPAAHPVDRGNYTCVASNSIGRSTLDISLHVLPAQALPDPYSPFSPLEGDTYIDLRVVKQTVHGILLEWFAVANTPEEKWFTLYVASEEALRKEVVHIGPGINTYAIDDLLPGTKYEACLSLGGRPPRQGQCVVFVTGRDRSGLEERERLLHITVVLCAVLLALPVGAYVWAAQAPCSCREWGLHCCLHRRKAPRCPRAAPQHEDGSYRDHTAICEDNLEHRDAEGDEERERVAEQPGLGEDGVGL, via the exons ATGGCTTCGGTTTCTCACTATTTCCTATTAGTTCTAGCCTTTCTGGATTCACATACTGCTCAGCCAGTCTGTCTGCCAGGATGTACCTGCTCCCATGAGAGTTTTGGCAG GACTCTGCAGTGCATGTCCATCTCTTTGGGAGCAATCCCACTGAACCTTCCTGACGAGTTCAAGCGAGTGAGAATTGAAAATGCACCCTTATTTGAACTGCCCCGAGGGTCTTTCATCAACATGAGCACCTTGGAATACCTTTGGCTCAATTTTAACAACGTCACTGTGATCCACCTGGGAGCCCTGGAGCGCCTGTCAGAACTCAAAGAGCTGAGACTGGAGGGGAACAAACTCCGTTCAGTACCGTGGACAGCGTTCCGCGCCACCCCGCTCCTGAGAGTCTTGGATCTCAAACACAACAGGATTGAAGTACTTCCTGAGCTGGCTCTTCAGTTCTTGATCAACCTGACCTACCTTGACCTATCCTCCAATAGGCTTACAGTTGTATCCAAGAGCGTCTTCTCGAACTGGCCGGCCTACCAGAAACGCCGGCAGCCTGGCTGTGGGGCCAAAATTCCCCCCAGCATGGTACTGGCCCTGCACAGCAACCCCTGGCTATGTGACTGTCGCCTACGGGGACTTGTCCAGTTTGTAAAGTCTGTCAGCCTTCCAGTCATCCTTGTGAATCCCTATCTGATGTGCCGAGCCCCTCTCTCCAAGGCGGGGCAGCTTTTTCATGAAACTGAACTCGGTGATTGCATGAAGCCACGGATCTCAACCCCCAGTGCCAATGTCACCATCTGGGCAGGACAGAATGTGACCCTACGATGCCTGGCACAGGCCAGTCCCTCACCAACCATTGCGTGGACTTATCCCCTGAGCATGTGGAGGGAATTTGATG TGGTGCTGAGAGGCAAACAGCTGGCGCCAA TGCTGACCTCGTCTACTGCTGAAGATGCTGCGTTGTCGGAGCTGGTCATACCCGCGGCCCACCCGGTAGACAGAGGCAATTACACCTGTGTGGCCTCCAACTCTATCGGCAGGAGCACCCTTGACATCTCCCTCCACGTTCTACCCGCCCAGGCCCTGCCCGACCCctattctcctttctcccccttgGAGGGCGACACCTACATTGACCTGCGTGTCGTCAAGCAGACAGTGCATGGGATCCTGCTGGAGTGGTTTGCGGTGGCCAACACCCCTGAGGAGAAGTGGTTCACCCTCTATGTTGCGTCGGAGGAAGCCCTCAGGAAGGAGGTGGTCCACATTGGCCCCGGCATCAACACATATGCCATAGATGACCTCCTCCCTGGCACGAAATACGAGGCGTGCCTCAgccttgggggccggcccccacGCCAGGGCCAGTGTGTGGTCTTTGTGACAGGCAGGGACCGCAGTGGGCTGGAGGAACGGGAGCGCCTTCTGCACATCACTGTGGTCCTGTGTGCGGTGCTGCTGGCACTGCCTGTGGGTGCCTATGTCTGGGCAGCCCAGGCCCCCTGCAGCTGCAGGGAGTGGGGCCTGCACTGCTGTCTTCATCGCAGGAAAGCCCCCAGGTGTCCCCGTGCAGCCCCACAGCATGAGGACGGCTCCTATAGGGACCACACAGCTATCTGTGAGGACAACCTGGAGCACAGAGATGCTGAGGGAGacgaagagagggagagagtggctgaacagcctgggctgggggaggatggTGTGGGCCTCTAG